In one window of Mobiluncus massiliensis DNA:
- a CDS encoding flagellar hook capping FlgD N-terminal domain-containing protein encodes MPVDAVSAGANPIVDNYTIGANAKAKEDAKTLATTKEMSDAEKQALFLKKMNEGQKTDKAAQTKENPGKLGKDDFMKLLLATLKYQDPTEPMDTAKLLEQTSTMTNMEQMIQMTEASKKSFEAQQRAQGTTMVGKTAVYDAVDADGNAVTTAGKIEAVEFLADGKVLAHIGNQKVDMSDILGIADPTDDTPLDKAIKDAVQAGQKTGAATEPNNPPAASGTATGTTPNQPGATPAPATQTTNQGNNTPAPAAS; translated from the coding sequence ATGCCAGTTGATGCAGTAAGCGCCGGCGCCAATCCGATTGTGGATAACTACACAATCGGGGCGAACGCCAAAGCGAAAGAGGACGCGAAAACCCTCGCCACCACCAAGGAAATGAGCGATGCCGAAAAGCAGGCCCTGTTCCTTAAGAAAATGAACGAGGGACAAAAGACCGATAAGGCTGCTCAAACGAAGGAAAACCCCGGCAAGCTGGGCAAGGACGACTTCATGAAGTTGCTGTTGGCGACGTTGAAGTACCAGGACCCGACCGAGCCGATGGATACCGCGAAGCTGCTGGAACAGACCTCGACCATGACGAACATGGAACAGATGATTCAGATGACCGAGGCCTCCAAGAAGTCTTTTGAGGCTCAGCAGCGCGCCCAGGGTACGACCATGGTCGGCAAGACGGCCGTGTATGACGCCGTTGATGCTGATGGCAACGCCGTGACGACCGCGGGCAAGATTGAAGCCGTGGAGTTCCTGGCTGACGGCAAGGTCCTGGCCCACATCGGCAACCAAAAGGTCGATATGAGCGACATTCTCGGTATCGCCGACCCGACTGACGACACGCCTTTGGATAAGGCCATCAAGGATGCCGTGCAGGCAGGCCAAAAGACAGGCGCGGCCACCGAACCCAATAACCCGCCGGCGGCTTCGGGAACTGCCACTGGAACCACCCCGAACCAGCCGGGAGCCACTCCCGCCCCGGCTACACAGACCACTAATCAAGGAAACAACACTCCAGCCCCCGCGGCTTCATAG